In Anabas testudineus chromosome 12, fAnaTes1.2, whole genome shotgun sequence, one genomic interval encodes:
- the LOC113158304 gene encoding protein FAM222A — translation MLACIQRRQNLTSQRLACTPKSLDVLPPPLLLPVPPLQPCTHKGEPTSMISRYPSPAELDAFAQKTANSPLSIKIFPSDVRVPQHKQLNKTVNGLDTTGQHFSSYSNLYSGGYQGLLAIVKASVVTKGVVKNSEGRRTKHANTQSSVAPYNNPLNNGYTVRHGHKAYHISSCKPPDVPIETLCSSAGMASGDQSLAPQSELAEVQSLMRQMSRVPHSQVLQLGGEARASPSLQAVAAVAHSDSDFVLGVPPQSSLAVAGAVLPTHSADIAKAGYLEKGDYAVWQHKHQIQQYQHGAGRMYSVSNSAQGHRAAEARVGESPETCLPLACSSQLSYRLHPSSVDTGQERVSTSSVNCAAVQGDFSTRQYFAPLWDSVVSTPNNDCFTSQVLATGTCSARPRDLGLSHPHIHANRLHHLHPQHHQLQLHPLAPPHTQAYSTDQNLCCGLPSSSLCHAAVLSSSLQSLECLISEIHPPCIKERMLGRGYEAMGMPQLLEHHQQSHIQLPVYR, via the coding sequence TGATTTCTCGGTACCCTTCTCCTGCAGAGTTGGATGCTTTTGCCCAGAAGACTGCCAATAGCCCGCTGTCCATCAAAATCTTTCCATCTGACGTCCGGGtgccacaacacaaacagcttaaCAAAACAGTCAACGGCTTAGACACCACAGGCCAACACTTTAGCTCCTATTCAAACCTGTACTCAGGAGGCTATCAAGGCTTGTTGGCCATCGTCAAAGCCTCGGTGGTGACGAAAGGTGTGGTGAAAAACTCGGAGGGTAGGAGGACTAAGCATGCAAACACCCAGAGTTCTGTGGCACCATATAATAATCCTCTCAATAATGGCTACACAGTCAGACATGGGCATAAGGCCTATCATATAAGCTCATGTAAGCCTCCTGATGTACCCATTGAGACACTTTGTTCTAGTGCAGGGATGGCCTCCGGAGATCAAAGTCTGGCCCCCCAGTCTGAGCTGGCAGAGGTTCAAAGCCTGATGAGACAGATGAGCAGAGTTCCCCACAGCCAGGTTCTGCAGCTAGGGGGAGAGGCTCGAGCCAGCCCCTCTCTGCAGGCTGTGGCTGCAGTGGCACATTCAGACTCTGATTTTGTCCTGGGAGTGCCGCCCCAGAGCAGTCTGGCAGTCGCGGGAGCAGTACTACCTACACACAGCGCAGACATAGCCAAAGCTGGGTACTTAGAGAAAGGAGACTACGCCGTGTGGCAGCACAAACATCAAATTCAGCAGTATCAGCATGGAGCAGGGAGGATGTACAGTGTGAGTAACAGTGCTCAGgggcacagagcagcagaggctCGGGTTGGAGAGTCTCCTGAAACCTGCCTCCCTTTGGCATGCTCCTCACAGCTGTCATACAGGCTGCATCCTTCCAGCGTGGATACTGGGCAAGAGCGAGTGAGCACCTCCTCTGTGAACTGTGCCGCCGTGCAGGGGGACTTCTCCACCAGACAGTACTTTGCTCCTCTCTGGGACAGTGTAGTGTCCACCCCTAATAATGACTGTTTTACTTCTCAGGTGCTGGCAACGGGTACATGTTCAGCCAGGCCTAGAGACCTGGGGCTCTCCCATCCCCATATCCACGCAAACCGCCTTCATCACCTCCACCCTCAgcatcatcagctgcagctccacccTCTTGCTCCACCTCATACCCAGGCTTACAGCACAGACCAAAACCTGTGTTGCGGGCTGCCTAGTTCTAGCCTGTGCCACGCTGCCGTACTTAGCAGCAGCCTGCAGTCTCTGGAGTGCCTCATCAGTGAGATCCACCCTCCGTGCATCAAAGAGCGCATGCTGGGCCGTGGGTACGAAGCCATGGGGATGCCTCAGCTGCTCGAGCACCACCAGCAAAGCCACATCCAGCTCCCCGTCTACAGATAA